A window of the Chanodichthys erythropterus isolate Z2021 chromosome 21, ASM2448905v1, whole genome shotgun sequence genome harbors these coding sequences:
- the LOC137011774 gene encoding adenosine receptor A3-like: MSLFRKSLVGVKVFSREYTYNFNISSLHKTASLINTRREVSSPVNMVLGGGFIYISLEVLIAVGCCLGNVLVMWAVWRSGALNQTTFCLIVSLAMADFLVGAVAIPLAVVVDVHVKIPFHACLFICCVLIVPLQASVLTLLAIAVDRCLRVCIPFRYRTTVTKKRSWIIAALCWILASLLGFLPMFGWYNHDTLTHYNSTSIDCQFIAVIPTSYLVHFIYEGCFLPPLAVMITLYCYIFFKIRRQSRGRAGVAAETGAYNQKEHKLASSLVLVLALFVFCWLPLHVIQAITYYNQNIHVPSIVLYFGILLSHANSMVNPVVYAFKIPKIKQEYIKIWRKVIGRKQQADINATASNTTESCDGRVHVRISPQVGVNDII; the protein is encoded by the exons ATGAGTCTCTTCCGGAAGAGTCTTGTGGGTGTGAAAGTTTTTAGCAGAGAGTATACATATAACTTCAATATTTCCTCTTTACATAAAACAGCATCTCTCATTAACACTCGTAGAGAAGTTTCCAGTCCTGTTAACATGGTTTTAGGTGGAGGCTTCATTTACATCTCTCTTGAGGTGCTCATTGCTGTGGGATGCTGTCTGGGCAATGTGCTGGTGATGTGGGCCGTGTGGAGGAGTGGAGCCCTGAACCAAACCACTTTCTGCCTGATTGTGTCGCTGGCGATGGCTGATTTCCTGGTTGGAGCCGTGGCCATTCCTCTGGCTGTGGTTGTGGATGTCCATGTGAAGATTCCTTTCCATGCCTGTCTGTTCATCTGTTGTGTCCTGATCGTCCCGCTGCAAGCATCAGTGCTCACTCTCCTGGCCATTGCTGTGGATCGCTGTCTGCGGGTCTGTATCCCATTCAG GTACAGGACTACAGTCACTAAGAAGCGCTCATGGATCATCGCCGCTTTGTGCTGGATACTGGCTTCCCTACTGGGCTTCTTACCGATGTTTGGATGGTACAACCATGACACACTGACACATTACAACTCCACCTCTATAGACTGTCAATTCATTGCTGTCATTCCTACTTCATACTTGGTCCACTTCATCTATGAGGGGTGTTTTCTTCCTCCACTGGCAGTCATGATTACTTTGTATTGCtacatcttttttaaaattagGAGACAGTCGAGAGGGAGAGCAGGTGTGGCGGCTGAAACTGGTGCATATAATCAAAAGGAACACAAACTGGCCAGCTCTCTGGTTTTGGTTTTGgctctttttgttttttgctggcTGCCGTTACACGTGATACAAGCCATCACATACTATAACCAGAATATACATGTACCATCCATTGTTTTGTACTTTGGCATTCTCCTCTCTCATGCCAACTCAATGGTTAACCCTGTAGTGTATGCCTTCAAAATCCCTAAGATTAAGCAGGAGTACATTAAGATTTGGAGGAAAGTGATTGGTCGAAAGCAGCAGGCAGATATAAACGCTACTGCTAGTAATACCACAGAGAGCTGTGATGGACGAGTTCATGTGAGAATCAGTCCACAGGTGGGAGTCAATGATATTATTTAA